A portion of the Streptomyces sp. NBC_01335 genome contains these proteins:
- a CDS encoding LysR family transcriptional regulator gives MIEARHLRVLRAVATTGSFSAAARELGFTQPAISQQMKALESSVGTPLLIRTGREMRLTQAGEALVRHASGILAGLTAAEEEVAAIAGLRAGRVRLVSFPSGSSTLVPGALAALRAEHPGTQVSLVEAEPPRSVEMLRDGDCDIALAFRYGNSGTGEGAESGDGDWNDLVVRPLLADRLIGLLPEDHRLAGTDAIDIGELAGDPWIAGCPRCRRQLVEVCEESGFTPRIDFATDDYPAVIGLVGAGLGVAVLPALAIESVRPKGAVTVTVEPAVVREIVALTLPDLARVPAVAATLDQLSLAAAR, from the coding sequence GTGATCGAAGCCCGCCATCTCCGCGTCCTGCGCGCCGTCGCCACCACCGGCTCGTTCTCCGCCGCCGCCCGCGAGCTGGGCTTCACCCAGCCGGCCATCAGCCAGCAGATGAAGGCGCTGGAATCGTCGGTCGGCACGCCGCTCCTGATCCGTACGGGCCGCGAGATGCGGCTCACCCAGGCCGGCGAGGCCCTCGTGCGGCACGCCTCCGGCATCCTCGCCGGGCTCACCGCCGCCGAGGAGGAGGTCGCCGCCATCGCCGGGCTGCGCGCGGGCCGGGTCCGGCTCGTCTCCTTCCCCAGCGGCAGCTCCACCCTCGTTCCCGGCGCCCTGGCCGCGCTGCGCGCCGAGCACCCCGGCACCCAGGTCTCGCTGGTGGAGGCCGAACCGCCCCGCTCCGTGGAGATGCTCCGCGACGGGGACTGCGACATCGCGCTGGCCTTCCGGTACGGGAACAGCGGCACCGGTGAAGGCGCGGAAAGCGGTGACGGCGACTGGAACGATCTGGTCGTCCGCCCGCTGCTCGCGGACCGGCTGATCGGCCTGCTGCCCGAGGACCACCGGCTGGCCGGGACGGACGCGATCGACATCGGCGAACTCGCCGGGGACCCGTGGATCGCCGGCTGCCCGCGCTGCCGCCGGCAGCTCGTGGAGGTCTGCGAGGAGTCCGGCTTCACCCCCCGCATCGACTTCGCCACCGACGACTACCCCGCCGTGATCGGACTGGTCGGCGCCGGGCTCGGGGTGGCGGTACTGCCCGCGCTGGCGATCGAGTCGGTACGCCCCAAGGGGGCCGTGACCGTGACGGTGGAGCCCGCCGTGGTGCGCGAGATCGTGGCGCTGACCCTGCCGGACCTGGCCCGGGTCCCCGCCGTGGCGGCCACCCTCGACCAGCTGTCGCTGGCGGCGGCGCGCTGA
- a CDS encoding MOSC domain-containing protein, translated as MHLLTVNVGTARHSEHTSARDGLTGIDKRPVEGPVRVTDPGPKGTGGSGLAGDTVCDLRHHGGSDQAVYAYAREELDAWERKVGKPLPNGIFGENLTTLGLEVSEALVGERWRIGPDLVLEVTAGRIPCRTFAGHVQEERWVKRFSQEAATGAYLRVITPGSISAGDPIEIVHRPDHGVTAALEFRSFTDRTLLPSLLPAGEALHPEALAAAREYVARQEA; from the coding sequence ATGCATCTGCTGACCGTGAACGTCGGGACCGCCCGCCACTCCGAGCACACCAGCGCCCGCGACGGCCTCACCGGCATCGACAAGCGCCCGGTCGAGGGCCCGGTACGGGTGACCGACCCGGGCCCGAAGGGCACCGGCGGCAGCGGTCTGGCCGGGGACACCGTCTGCGACCTGCGCCACCACGGCGGGAGCGACCAGGCGGTGTACGCGTACGCCCGCGAGGAGCTCGACGCCTGGGAGCGGAAGGTGGGCAAGCCGCTGCCCAACGGGATCTTCGGCGAGAACCTGACCACCCTCGGCCTGGAGGTCAGCGAGGCGCTGGTGGGCGAGCGGTGGCGGATCGGCCCCGACCTGGTCCTGGAGGTGACCGCCGGCCGCATCCCGTGCCGGACGTTCGCGGGCCACGTACAGGAGGAGCGCTGGGTGAAGCGCTTCAGCCAGGAGGCGGCGACCGGCGCGTACCTGCGGGTCATCACGCCCGGCTCCATCAGCGCCGGGGACCCGATCGAGATCGTCCACCGCCCGGACCACGGGGTGACCGCCGCGCTGGAGTTCCGCTCCTTCACCGACCGCACCCTGCTGCCGAGCCTGCTCCCGGCGGGCGAGGCGCTGCACCCGGAGGCGCTGGCGGCGGCGCGGGAGTACGTGGCGAGGCAGGAAGCCTGA
- a CDS encoding WhiB family transcriptional regulator: MADFSRLPGPNADLWDWQLLAACRGVDSSLFFHPEGERGAARSARETSAKEVCMRCPVRAECAAHALAVREPYGVWGGLTEDEREELMGRARNRLITAAHSGPGDSAQHD; this comes from the coding sequence ATGGCAGATTTCTCCCGCCTTCCCGGACCCAACGCGGACCTGTGGGACTGGCAGCTGCTCGCGGCCTGCCGAGGGGTCGACAGTTCACTGTTCTTCCACCCCGAGGGCGAACGCGGAGCCGCCCGCAGCGCCCGCGAGACCTCGGCGAAAGAGGTGTGCATGCGCTGCCCGGTGCGCGCCGAGTGCGCCGCCCACGCGCTGGCGGTCCGCGAGCCCTACGGAGTGTGGGGCGGCCTGACCGAGGACGAGCGCGAGGAGCTGATGGGCCGCGCCCGCAACCGCCTGATCACGGCGGCCCACTCCGGTCCGGGCGACAGCGCGCAGCACGACTGA
- a CDS encoding MFS transporter codes for MDAPQPTARTGGVITTLALAGTAAAIMQTLVTPLIAELPQILHTSSSNTAWVITVTLLVAGVCVPVTGRLGDLLGKRRMLLACAVPLIVGSVVCALSSSIVPMIVGRGLQGMGMGMVPLGIALLRDVVPAEKLSSSIALVSASMGIGGALGLPISAAVAEYTSWRVLFWGSAVLALIVAVLIHTFVPDVPAGAKGQRFDAPGAVGLAIGLVSLLLAISKGADWGWASGTTLGLFAVAVVALGVWGFYELRTRDPLVDLRTTARPRVLMTNISSILVGVGMYSFMLIAPQLLQFPEATGYGLGQSMLACGLWMAPGGVMMMIVSPLGGKLINARGPKIALVLGALVISAGYGLSLFLMGSAWGLMIVGIVINSGVGLAYGAMPALIMSSVPISETAAANGFNTLMRSLGTTIGSAVIGVVLAQMTINLGGHSLASEDGFRVGLTVGCAVALVAAAVAAFIPGLVRPAADKGEAGEAPAEKAAVEAA; via the coding sequence ATGGACGCCCCCCAGCCCACGGCCCGCACAGGCGGCGTGATCACCACGCTGGCCCTCGCCGGCACCGCCGCCGCGATCATGCAGACCCTGGTCACCCCGCTGATCGCCGAGCTCCCGCAGATCCTGCACACCTCTTCCTCGAACACGGCCTGGGTCATCACGGTCACGCTGCTCGTCGCGGGCGTGTGCGTGCCGGTCACCGGCCGCCTCGGCGACCTCCTCGGCAAGCGCCGGATGCTCCTGGCGTGCGCCGTGCCGCTGATCGTCGGCTCCGTGGTCTGCGCGCTGTCCTCCTCGATCGTGCCGATGATCGTCGGCCGGGGTCTCCAGGGCATGGGCATGGGCATGGTGCCGCTCGGCATCGCGCTGCTCCGTGACGTGGTCCCCGCCGAGAAGCTCAGCAGCTCGATCGCCCTGGTCAGCGCCTCCATGGGCATCGGCGGCGCCCTCGGCCTGCCGATCTCCGCCGCCGTCGCCGAGTACACCAGCTGGCGCGTCCTGTTCTGGGGCTCCGCGGTGCTCGCGCTGATCGTCGCCGTACTGATCCACACCTTCGTCCCCGACGTCCCGGCCGGGGCCAAGGGCCAGCGCTTCGACGCACCCGGAGCGGTCGGGCTCGCCATCGGCCTGGTCTCCCTGCTGCTCGCCATCTCCAAGGGCGCCGACTGGGGATGGGCCTCGGGCACCACGCTCGGCCTGTTCGCCGTGGCCGTCGTGGCCCTGGGCGTCTGGGGCTTCTACGAGCTCCGCACCCGCGACCCGCTGGTCGACCTGCGCACCACGGCCCGCCCCCGCGTCCTCATGACCAACATCTCCTCGATCCTGGTCGGCGTCGGCATGTACTCCTTCATGCTGATCGCCCCGCAGCTCCTCCAGTTCCCCGAGGCCACCGGCTACGGCCTGGGCCAGTCGATGCTGGCGTGCGGCCTCTGGATGGCCCCCGGCGGCGTGATGATGATGATCGTCTCCCCGCTCGGCGGAAAGCTGATCAACGCCCGCGGCCCGAAGATCGCCCTCGTCCTCGGCGCGCTCGTCATCTCCGCCGGCTACGGCCTCTCCCTCTTCCTCATGGGCTCCGCCTGGGGCCTGATGATCGTCGGAATCGTCATCAACAGCGGCGTCGGCCTCGCCTACGGCGCGATGCCCGCCCTGATCATGAGCTCGGTCCCGATCTCCGAGACCGCCGCCGCCAACGGGTTCAACACCCTGATGCGCTCGCTCGGTACGACCATCGGCTCGGCCGTCATCGGTGTGGTCCTCGCGCAGATGACGATCAACCTCGGCGGCCACTCCCTCGCCTCCGAGGACGGCTTCCGCGTCGGACTGACGGTCGGCTGCGCCGTCGCCCTGGTCGCCGCCGCCGTCGCCGCGTTCATCCCGGGCCTCGTCCGCCCGGCCGCCGACAAGGGCGAGGCCGGCGAGGCCCCGGCCGAGAAGGCCGCCGTCGAAGCCGCCTGA
- a CDS encoding glycoside hydrolase family 2 protein: MTLHRLPLADGWTLRPDGPVPLALPAGGLAATVPGCVHTDLLAAGLIDDPYLDDNENRLGWIGRTDWTYRTTFQRSAVEASRAGLCADLCFDGLDTVATVTLNGTELGRTANQHRSYRFPVEHLLREGANTLEIRFTAPYAYAEALRERLGDRPGAYAEPYAFIRKMACNFGWDWGPTLVTSGIWRPAALETWTGPRIAGVRLLGDVDPEGVPRLTATLTVDRRGVRGDGGASGGGGERGGGGERGDRAGTLAGHVEVAGERHAFTVTADGTTATLVVPVPGAERWWPHSHGEQPLYAVEVRLGDHAWQGRTGFRTVALEREAFRIAVNDEPVFVRGVNWIPDDCFPSRITRRHLSDRLDEAVAAGVNLVRVWGGGLYESDDFYELADEKGLLVWQDFLFACAAYPEEQPLYDEVAAEARENVARLAPHPSLVLWCGNNENLEGHADWGWAKELGDRTWGYGYYHELLPAICAELDPTRPYWPGSPYSGSPELPPNAPESGTVHLWDVWNRVDYRHYADHAHRFVAEFGFQGPPAYATLRRAISGPLAPDAPYVRHHQKAEDGDAKLLRGLGDHIPQPGGRGPDSFDDWHWLTQLNQARAVAFGIRHFRSQTPYCMGSVVWQLNDCWPVVSWSALDGDGRRKPLWYALRSVYADRLAVLGDATLHLVNDAAEPWDGTLHLTRHALDGTVLAEERLPVTTPARGVTRVPLPPSVATPTDPARELLVVRLGGLRTVEFYAEDPAVDLPPARWTATVTPRADDPAAYEVRVTAHTLLRDLALFPDRLDPAARVDEMLVTLLPGETTLFHVTGAPLADPDALTRKPVLRCVNDGVRDRLDGG, translated from the coding sequence GTGACTCTCCACCGACTGCCCCTCGCCGACGGCTGGACGCTGCGCCCGGACGGGCCGGTCCCTCTCGCGCTTCCCGCGGGTGGCCTGGCCGCCACCGTCCCCGGCTGCGTCCACACCGACCTCCTCGCCGCGGGGCTCATCGACGACCCGTACCTGGACGACAACGAGAACCGGCTCGGCTGGATCGGCCGCACCGACTGGACGTACCGCACCACCTTCCAGCGTTCCGCCGTGGAGGCTTCCCGCGCGGGCCTCTGCGCGGACCTCTGTTTCGACGGTCTCGACACCGTCGCCACCGTCACCCTGAACGGCACCGAGCTCGGCCGCACCGCCAACCAGCACCGCTCCTACCGCTTCCCCGTCGAGCACCTGCTCCGCGAGGGCGCCAACACCCTGGAGATCCGCTTCACCGCCCCGTACGCCTACGCGGAGGCCCTGCGCGAGCGGCTCGGCGACCGCCCCGGCGCCTACGCGGAGCCGTACGCCTTCATCCGGAAGATGGCCTGCAACTTCGGCTGGGACTGGGGCCCGACCCTCGTCACCTCCGGCATCTGGCGCCCCGCCGCGCTGGAGACCTGGACCGGCCCCCGGATCGCCGGGGTGAGGCTCCTCGGCGACGTGGACCCGGAGGGCGTGCCGCGCCTGACCGCGACGCTGACGGTGGACCGCCGGGGCGTGCGCGGCGACGGCGGTGCGAGCGGTGGGGGCGGTGAGCGCGGCGGGGGTGGAGAGCGCGGAGACCGCGCGGGAACGCTCGCCGGGCACGTCGAAGTCGCGGGCGAGCGGCACGCGTTCACCGTCACCGCCGACGGGACGACCGCGACCCTCGTGGTGCCCGTACCGGGGGCCGAACGCTGGTGGCCGCACAGCCACGGCGAGCAGCCGCTGTACGCCGTCGAGGTCCGCCTCGGCGACCACGCCTGGCAGGGCAGGACCGGCTTCCGCACGGTCGCGCTGGAGCGCGAGGCGTTCCGGATCGCCGTCAACGACGAACCGGTGTTCGTCCGTGGCGTGAACTGGATCCCCGACGACTGCTTCCCGTCCCGGATCACCCGCCGGCACCTCTCCGACCGGCTCGACGAAGCCGTCGCCGCCGGGGTCAACCTCGTACGCGTCTGGGGCGGCGGCCTCTACGAGAGCGACGACTTCTACGAACTGGCTGACGAAAAGGGCCTGTTGGTCTGGCAGGACTTCCTTTTCGCCTGCGCCGCCTACCCGGAGGAGCAGCCGCTGTACGACGAGGTCGCGGCCGAGGCCCGCGAGAACGTCGCCCGCCTCGCCCCGCACCCCTCCCTCGTCCTGTGGTGCGGCAACAACGAGAACCTGGAGGGGCACGCCGACTGGGGCTGGGCCAAGGAGCTGGGTGACCGCACCTGGGGGTACGGCTACTACCACGAGCTGCTCCCCGCGATCTGCGCCGAACTCGACCCCACCCGCCCGTACTGGCCCGGCTCGCCCTACTCCGGATCGCCCGAACTCCCGCCCAACGCACCGGAGTCGGGAACCGTCCACCTCTGGGACGTGTGGAACCGGGTGGACTACCGCCACTACGCCGACCACGCGCACCGCTTCGTCGCCGAGTTCGGCTTCCAGGGCCCGCCCGCGTACGCCACCCTCCGGCGCGCGATCAGCGGCCCGCTCGCCCCCGACGCCCCGTACGTACGCCACCATCAGAAGGCCGAGGACGGCGACGCCAAGCTGCTCCGCGGCCTCGGCGACCACATCCCGCAGCCCGGCGGCAGGGGCCCCGACTCCTTCGACGACTGGCACTGGCTCACCCAGCTCAACCAGGCCCGCGCCGTCGCCTTCGGCATCCGCCACTTCCGTTCGCAGACCCCCTACTGCATGGGCTCCGTCGTCTGGCAGCTCAACGACTGCTGGCCGGTCGTCTCCTGGTCCGCCCTCGACGGCGACGGCCGTCGCAAACCCCTCTGGTACGCGCTGCGTTCGGTGTACGCCGACCGCCTCGCCGTCCTCGGCGACGCCACCCTTCACCTGGTCAACGACGCCGCCGAACCCTGGGACGGCACCCTCCACCTGACCCGGCACGCGCTCGACGGCACGGTGCTCGCCGAGGAGCGGCTGCCCGTCACCACCCCCGCCCGGGGCGTCACCCGCGTCCCCCTCCCGCCGTCCGTCGCCACCCCGACCGACCCGGCGCGCGAGCTGCTGGTGGTACGGCTCGGCGGGCTGCGGACCGTGGAGTTCTACGCCGAGGACCCCGCCGTGGACCTCCCCCCGGCCCGCTGGACGGCGACCGTCACCCCGCGCGCCGACGATCCCGCCGCCTACGAGGTACGGGTGACCGCCCACACCCTCCTGCGCGACCTCGCGCTCTTCCCCGACCGCCTGGACCCGGCGGCCCGGGTGGACGAGATGCTCGTGACCCTGCTGCCCGGCGAAACCACCCTCTTCCACGTCACCGGAGCCCCCCTCGCCGACCCGGACGCCCTCACCCGGAAGCCGGTGCTGCGGTGCGTGAACGACGGCGTGCGCGACCGCCTGGACGGGGGGTGA
- a CDS encoding response regulator transcription factor — translation MTSVLVCDDSPLAREALRRAVATVPGVERVTTAANGEEVLRRWGADRSDLILMDVRMPGLGGVETVRRLLSADPGARIIMLTVAEDLDGVALAVAAGARGYLHKDASRAELRATVTQALADPTWRLAPRRLRSAEMGAAPTLTAREIQVLEGMSHGRSNAEIGRELFLSEDTVKTHARRLFKKLGASDRAHAVALGFRWGLVR, via the coding sequence ATGACATCCGTCCTCGTCTGCGACGACTCCCCGCTCGCCCGAGAGGCGCTCCGTCGCGCGGTTGCGACCGTGCCCGGCGTCGAGCGTGTGACGACGGCGGCCAACGGCGAGGAAGTACTCCGCCGCTGGGGAGCCGACCGTTCGGATTTGATTCTGATGGACGTCCGCATGCCCGGCCTGGGAGGTGTGGAGACCGTCCGGCGGCTGCTCTCCGCCGACCCCGGTGCCCGGATCATCATGCTGACGGTCGCCGAGGACCTGGACGGTGTCGCGCTCGCGGTCGCCGCCGGTGCCCGCGGCTATCTGCACAAGGACGCCTCGCGTGCCGAGCTGCGGGCCACCGTGACCCAGGCGCTGGCCGACCCGACGTGGCGGCTCGCCCCGCGTCGGCTGCGGTCCGCGGAGATGGGCGCGGCCCCCACGCTCACCGCGCGTGAGATCCAGGTGCTCGAGGGCATGAGCCACGGCCGGTCCAACGCGGAGATCGGGCGCGAGCTCTTCCTCTCCGAGGACACGGTCAAGACCCACGCCCGCAGGCTCTTCAAGAAGCTCGGCGCCTCGGACCGTGCCCACGCCGTGGCGCTCGGATTCCGCTGGGGCCTGGTGCGCTGA
- a CDS encoding MarR family winged helix-turn-helix transcriptional regulator, whose protein sequence is MDRAVKDVEYEQMLLSRHGLLNHRKGRREDGVLERSAYILLSRIRVQGPMSIGELSEAFDLDVSTLNRQTTAAMRAGLVQRIADPAGGMARKFRITAEGSRILDEEREGTVAALGRVMVDWPREDVATFADYLRRFNTDLERLGGRPWPRP, encoded by the coding sequence ATGGACAGGGCCGTCAAGGACGTCGAGTACGAGCAGATGCTGCTCAGCCGCCACGGACTCCTGAACCACCGCAAGGGCCGCCGCGAGGACGGCGTCCTGGAGCGCAGCGCGTACATCCTGCTCAGCCGCATCCGCGTCCAGGGGCCCATGTCCATCGGGGAGTTGAGCGAGGCGTTCGACCTCGACGTCTCGACGCTCAACCGCCAGACCACGGCGGCGATGCGCGCCGGACTCGTCCAGCGCATCGCCGACCCGGCGGGCGGGATGGCCCGCAAGTTCCGCATCACCGCCGAGGGCAGCCGGATCCTCGACGAGGAGCGCGAGGGGACGGTCGCCGCCCTGGGCCGGGTCATGGTCGACTGGCCGCGCGAGGACGTCGCCACCTTCGCCGACTACCTCCGCCGGTTCAACACCGACCTCGAACGCCTCGGCGGACGGCCCTGGCCCCGGCCCTGA